In Terriglobia bacterium, a genomic segment contains:
- a CDS encoding SUF system Fe-S cluster assembly regulator encodes MFKLSKKADYALIAVKHLATRREEHACSAGEIAEEYGISGTLMAKVLQRLAREGLVQARHGATGGYQLTRDPAQMSALEVISAIDGPVLITSCVTNHGNCETSLRCSIREPLRRVNESILQVLSTVTIAQLSEDPQEPALVALRT; translated from the coding sequence ATGTTCAAGCTATCGAAGAAGGCCGATTACGCGCTGATTGCCGTCAAGCACCTGGCCACGCGCCGCGAAGAACACGCTTGCAGCGCGGGAGAAATAGCCGAAGAGTACGGTATTTCGGGGACGCTGATGGCCAAGGTGCTGCAGCGGCTGGCCAGAGAAGGTCTGGTGCAGGCGCGCCATGGGGCGACCGGCGGCTATCAGTTGACCCGCGACCCGGCGCAGATGAGCGCCCTGGAAGTGATTTCGGCGATCGACGGGCCGGTACTGATTACCTCGTGCGTGACGAATCACGGTAATTGTGAAACCTCGTTGCGGTGTTCGATCCGCGAGCCGTTGCGGCGGGTGAACGAAAGCATTTTGCAGGTACTCAGCACCGTGACCATCGCGCAATTGAGCGAGGACCCGCAGGAACCAGCGCTGGTGGCGCTGCGAACTTAG